The following are encoded together in the Deltaproteobacteria bacterium genome:
- a CDS encoding GNAT family N-acetyltransferase: MNSLRPNVSLEQFLNYRDDFLANGYQLFGAVIDDEVACVAGLIIYPHIVRRRDCWVYDLATLENYRSQGHGKRMLEFLEKYARSHGCSRLCLHTNVANLRAQHFYENHANYKKFGYVYISELA; the protein is encoded by the coding sequence ATGAATTCGCTAAGGCCAAACGTTTCCCTTGAGCAATTTTTAAATTATAGAGATGATTTTTTAGCTAACGGCTATCAACTTTTCGGCGCAGTAATCGATGACGAGGTAGCTTGCGTCGCAGGCCTAATAATTTACCCGCACATCGTTCGCAGAAGAGATTGCTGGGTCTATGATTTAGCAACTTTGGAAAATTACAGATCCCAGGGGCACGGAAAACGAATGCTCGAGTTCTTGGAGAAGTACGCTCGCTCGCATGGTTGCAGTAGACTATGCCTCCACACTAACGTCGCAAATTTGCGAGCTCAACATTTCTATGAAAACCATGCCAATTACAAGAAATTTGGCTACGTCTACATAAGCGAACTAGCCTAA
- a CDS encoding sigma-70 family RNA polymerase sigma factor produces the protein MKTRNFLTSAQSALVVDHIGYADRLAEAFHFSKQLPEYSCDDFKSAAYFGLCEAARNYDSTKGCAFKTYAYFRIHGAMYDILRDGSESRRLDIHGESSNKFSNFAKISRPAKNDSPETTVEDFKKKRAPKLIKTSKELAEVINRSADLNMTVHNSSKGRAQISYRCDSTPEQRTLVKSSQQHLRRVISTLSPQQRRVIELKYFEDKTMDEIRSYLGASSRSWISRLHSTAISHLRKKLRNSELEHCELFA, from the coding sequence ATGAAAACGCGCAATTTCTTAACAAGCGCACAATCTGCACTTGTAGTTGACCACATAGGGTATGCCGATCGCTTAGCTGAGGCCTTTCACTTTTCAAAGCAACTTCCTGAATATAGCTGTGACGACTTTAAGAGTGCAGCATATTTTGGACTATGCGAAGCTGCCCGAAATTACGATTCCACCAAAGGCTGCGCCTTCAAGACATACGCTTACTTTCGCATTCACGGCGCAATGTATGACATACTGAGAGACGGGAGCGAATCCAGAAGATTAGACATTCATGGCGAATCTAGTAACAAATTCAGCAACTTCGCCAAAATATCAAGACCAGCAAAGAACGACTCTCCTGAAACAACGGTAGAAGACTTTAAAAAGAAGCGCGCCCCCAAGCTAATCAAGACGTCTAAGGAGCTCGCGGAAGTCATCAATCGCTCAGCCGATCTCAATATGACAGTCCACAATTCTAGCAAGGGTCGCGCACAAATTAGTTATCGCTGCGACTCTACTCCTGAACAACGCACTCTCGTTAAATCCTCGCAGCAACATCTTCGCCGCGTTATTTCAACACTATCGCCTCAGCAGAGGCGCGTAATTGAACTAAAGTATTTTGAGGATAAGACAATGGATGAAATTCGCTCATACTTGGGCGCATCGTCGAGAAGCTGGATATCGCGCCTGCACTCCACTGCGATTAGCCACCTTCGCAAGAAGTTGCGAAATAGCGAGCTAGAGCACTGCGAACTATTCGCTTAA
- a CDS encoding FliM/FliN family flagellar motor switch protein, with product MTDTLTPITPMPTPRPTRHECSEEAPATTSQQTLEQSVSVSITVGACELSIQDLISLSTGQYLGFQFNPLKQLTLSIQDEPIATARLVSLADGALALEILGTTTTISAKSESIVTNNDFLVNIDANCGDNIGRSTNI from the coding sequence ATGACCGATACACTGACACCTATTACACCAATGCCTACGCCACGCCCTACTAGACACGAATGTTCCGAGGAAGCGCCTGCGACTACTTCCCAGCAGACACTAGAGCAGTCGGTGAGCGTTTCTATAACAGTTGGTGCCTGCGAGTTGTCTATTCAAGATTTAATCTCGCTAAGTACCGGACAGTACCTGGGATTCCAATTTAATCCCCTTAAGCAGCTTACTCTCTCGATTCAGGACGAGCCAATTGCCACCGCTCGTCTCGTTTCCCTAGCAGACGGAGCACTTGCGCTCGAAATTCTTGGGACGACGACGACTATCTCAGCGAAAAGCGAAAGCATCGTTACAAACAATGACTTTTTGGTGAACATTGACGCGAACTGCGGCGATAATATTGGCAGGTCAACTAACATTTAG
- a CDS encoding FHIPEP family type III secretion protein, with protein sequence MATLTTKAETRDLLLPLAVVAVVGLMILPLPAFLLDTLLMCNIAFALCLLISSVYLSESEEFSSLPMMLLLATLFRLGLNISTTRQLLSSGEPPEIVAAFGNFVVGGNLAVGVVIFSIITVVQFLVISKGAERIAEVAARFTLDAMPGKQMAIDADVRAGIIGLGEAKEKRKALHRESKLFGALDGAMKFVKGDAIAGLLITIINITAGVVVGVTQQGLDLGTAFRKFTLFTVGDGLVSQVPALLVAVAAGIVVTRVENKDRGFIGREMFAQLGREPQALGTCAGVMLILAFVPGMPTVPFLGASILFFLIAKKGVLERAQAAKEDVDSTFQPKIFSPLVLRLSLDAARVLQQEAHLPQLIKQLRSKTFDTRGVTISAVEFDIDDSLVDIQASIFVHGVAMEKISFANEGNSGGDKANGSASMNGFSARIADSLGRLVEKNLLEFIDDTHTRILLEAHQATAEDLINSVVPKLISITGLTTLFRQLLLENVSIRDMRRILQAISEYNLNQKASATNQPSSSPQMQLSASLSQNSRFPHEMCALLAHVREALGRTISADITHGSSTLEAFVLSPELDYLFAKLSILNLPPEPDFADRITSIIRGLRERDPELFVVLTSRSARLPFSQLMAGYMPDMRVISVSELSADIKLTHPIYVEVEGLSLNGKAPSEFSETTNMPNAAAFSMPSMETH encoded by the coding sequence ATGGCCACTCTTACAACTAAAGCTGAAACAAGGGATTTACTCCTACCATTAGCAGTTGTCGCGGTTGTTGGGTTGATGATATTGCCCTTGCCAGCCTTTCTTCTCGATACCTTGCTAATGTGCAACATTGCTTTTGCGCTATGTCTGCTCATTAGCTCGGTATACCTATCCGAGTCGGAGGAGTTTTCGTCGCTCCCTATGATGTTGCTTCTAGCTACTCTGTTTCGGCTAGGTCTAAACATTTCGACGACTCGACAGCTCCTTAGTAGCGGAGAGCCGCCCGAGATCGTTGCGGCCTTTGGCAACTTTGTCGTGGGTGGCAATTTGGCAGTGGGAGTGGTTATTTTCTCAATTATTACCGTCGTTCAGTTCCTGGTCATTTCTAAGGGCGCTGAGCGCATTGCCGAAGTTGCAGCGCGGTTTACGCTCGATGCCATGCCGGGAAAGCAAATGGCCATCGACGCGGACGTGCGCGCGGGAATTATCGGACTAGGAGAAGCTAAGGAGAAGCGCAAGGCGCTCCATAGGGAGTCAAAGCTGTTTGGCGCTCTTGATGGCGCGATGAAGTTTGTTAAGGGAGATGCCATCGCCGGCCTGCTAATAACAATCATTAATATTACAGCTGGCGTCGTAGTTGGGGTTACCCAGCAGGGTTTAGACTTAGGAACGGCTTTTCGCAAATTTACGCTATTTACCGTGGGCGATGGTTTAGTATCCCAGGTGCCGGCCTTGCTGGTGGCGGTAGCGGCTGGAATCGTAGTCACCCGGGTGGAGAACAAAGACCGCGGTTTTATCGGCCGTGAGATGTTTGCACAACTGGGCAGAGAGCCGCAGGCGTTGGGGACTTGCGCTGGCGTGATGTTGATTCTTGCGTTCGTACCGGGCATGCCTACAGTGCCATTTTTGGGAGCGTCGATTTTATTTTTTCTTATTGCAAAAAAGGGAGTGCTGGAGCGCGCACAGGCGGCTAAGGAAGATGTCGATTCTACCTTTCAACCAAAGATCTTTTCGCCGCTGGTCCTTAGACTTAGCCTCGATGCGGCTCGCGTGTTGCAGCAGGAGGCGCACTTGCCACAGCTGATTAAGCAACTGAGATCAAAGACATTCGATACGCGAGGCGTGACCATTAGTGCGGTTGAGTTTGACATCGACGACTCACTGGTTGACATACAGGCAAGCATTTTCGTTCACGGAGTCGCCATGGAAAAGATCTCTTTCGCAAACGAAGGCAACTCAGGCGGCGATAAGGCTAATGGTTCAGCATCTATGAATGGCTTTAGTGCTAGAATTGCAGATTCATTGGGCCGCCTAGTGGAGAAAAACTTACTAGAGTTCATCGATGATACGCACACTAGAATATTGTTGGAGGCTCACCAGGCGACAGCTGAAGATTTGATTAATAGCGTCGTGCCTAAACTCATTAGCATTACTGGCTTAACGACACTTTTTAGGCAGCTATTACTAGAAAACGTAAGCATAAGAGATATGCGCCGAATCTTGCAGGCAATAAGCGAGTATAATCTAAACCAAAAGGCTTCTGCAACGAATCAGCCGTCGTCATCGCCACAAATGCAGCTTTCTGCATCGCTTAGTCAAAACAGTCGATTTCCACATGAAATGTGTGCCCTGTTGGCCCACGTCCGGGAGGCATTAGGTCGGACGATTTCTGCCGATATTACACACGGAAGCTCAACGCTTGAAGCCTTTGTATTGTCACCAGAACTCGACTACTTGTTTGCCAAGCTCAGCATTCTCAACTTGCCTCCTGAGCCGGATTTTGCTGACAGGATTACCTCAATTATTAGAGGCCTTAGAGAAAGAGATCCGGAGCTATTCGTCGTTCTCACCTCTCGCTCGGCCAGACTGCCGTTTTCTCAGCTCATGGCAGGCTACATGCCAGATATGCGCGTAATATCCGTGAGTGAGCTGTCAGCAGATATTAAACTTACGCATCCCATTTACGTTGAAGTTGAAGGCTTAAGCTTAAACGGCAAAGCCCCTAGTGAGTTTTCGGAAACTACCAACATGCCAAATGCCGCAGCTTTCTCAATGCCCTCTATGGAGACCCATTAA